One region of Macadamia integrifolia cultivar HAES 741 chromosome 11, SCU_Mint_v3, whole genome shotgun sequence genomic DNA includes:
- the LOC122094078 gene encoding CXXC motif containing zinc binding protein-like, with the protein MVNFMLMITAELDNLTNLQPQDGCDDPNFSYYFKLKCNNCGELSKKETCVSLDETVPSPHGRGTTNLIQKCKFCGREGTVQMIPGRGLPLTFEASQSGKYTPLMVFDCRGLEPVGFVFGDGWKAESTEGAKFNGIDLSQGEYADYDEDAQFPVMISNLQANFVVVK; encoded by the exons ATGGTGAACTTCATGTTGATGATTACTGCGGAGCTCGATAATCTCACCAATCTTCAACCACAAGATGGCTGCGATGATCCTAACTTCTCTTACTACTTCAAG TTGAAATGCAATAACTGTGGAGAACTTAGTAAGAAGGAAACGTGTGTGAGCTTGGATGAAACTGTTCCTTCCCCCCATGGCAGGGGTACCACTAATCTGATTcagaag TGCAAGTTTTGTGGGAGGGAAGGAACTGTGCAGATGATCCCTGGCCGTGGTCTCCCACTGACCTTTGAAGCTAGTCAATCTGGAAAATACACTCCGTTGATGGTATTTGATTGCAGGGGCCTTGAGCCTGTGGGTTTTGTTTTTGGAGATGGATGGAAAGCGGAATCT ACTGAAGGGGCTAAATTCAACGGGATTGACTTGTCACAAGGGGAGTATGCGGACTATGATGAGGATGCACAGTTCCCAGTCATGATATCCAACCTCCAGGCTAATTTTGTTGTGGTGAAGTAG
- the LOC122092657 gene encoding CXXC motif containing zinc binding protein-like isoform X1: MVNFMLTITAKLVNLTNLQPQGGIDDPNFSYYFKMKCNHCGEISKKATCVNLDEIILFPTRRSFTNLVQTCKLCERVGSVKLIPGYGRPLSIECGQYEIYKPLMVFDCKGLEPVDFIFGNGWRADSTDGTKFYWIDLTRGEYSDYDKDGQFPIKVLNLRAKFDVVNIDILGRIRFVVECEG, encoded by the exons ATGGTGAATTTCATGTTGACGATTACTGCTAAGCTCGTAAACCTCACCAATCTTCAGCCACAAGGTGGCATCGATGATCCGAACTTCAGTTACTACTTCAAG ATGAAATGCAATCACTGTGGAGAGATTAGTAAGAAGGCAACGTGTGTGAACTTGGATGAAATTATTCTTTTCCCCACTCGCAGGAGTTTCACTAATCTGGTTCAgacg TGCAAGCTATGTGAGAGGGTTGGATCTGTAAAGTTGATCCCTGGCTATGGCCGGCCACTAAGCATCGAATGTGGTCAATATGAAATATACAAGCCGTTGATGGTATTTGATTGCAAGGGCCTTGAGCCtgtggattttatttttggaaatggATGGAGAGCTGATTCA ACAGATGGAACTAAATTCTACTGGATTGACTTGACACGAGGGGAGTATTCAGACTATGATAAGGATGGACAGTTCCCAATTAAGGTACTCAACCTCCGGGCTAAATTTGATGTGGTGAATATAGACATTCTGGGAAGGATTCGTTTTGTTGTTGAATGTGAGGGTTGA
- the LOC122092657 gene encoding CXXC motif containing zinc binding protein-like isoform X2, translated as MVNFMLTITAKLVNLTNLQPQGGIDDPNFSYYFKMKCNHCGEISKKATCVNLDEIILFPTRRSFTNLVQTCKLCERVGSVKLIPGYGRPLSIECGQYEIYKPLMVFDCKGLEPVDFIFGNGWRADSMELNSTGLT; from the exons ATGGTGAATTTCATGTTGACGATTACTGCTAAGCTCGTAAACCTCACCAATCTTCAGCCACAAGGTGGCATCGATGATCCGAACTTCAGTTACTACTTCAAG ATGAAATGCAATCACTGTGGAGAGATTAGTAAGAAGGCAACGTGTGTGAACTTGGATGAAATTATTCTTTTCCCCACTCGCAGGAGTTTCACTAATCTGGTTCAgacg TGCAAGCTATGTGAGAGGGTTGGATCTGTAAAGTTGATCCCTGGCTATGGCCGGCCACTAAGCATCGAATGTGGTCAATATGAAATATACAAGCCGTTGATGGTATTTGATTGCAAGGGCCTTGAGCCtgtggattttatttttggaaatggATGGAGAGCTGATTCA ATGGAACTAAATTCTACTGGATTGACTTGA